Proteins from a genomic interval of Syntrophorhabdus sp.:
- a CDS encoding galactose-1-phosphate uridylyltransferase translates to MAELRRDPLTGNWVVVGYGGSKSSGTGVCPFCPGHESMTPPTIREYTDDRGDWLVRCFSASNPIFVIEVAEDRRGEGLYDKMGNVGAHEIIVENRSHSRTVSMYSKQELLLVLNMYRDRIVDLKGDTRFKHVQVFKNHGELAGSYLLHPHSHVLATPIVPARVSREVITTRSHFMQKERCLL, encoded by the coding sequence ATGGCGGAACTCAGGCGAGACCCTCTCACGGGGAACTGGGTAGTCGTGGGATATGGCGGCTCAAAGTCAAGCGGAACGGGTGTTTGTCCCTTCTGTCCGGGTCACGAGTCGATGACCCCGCCGACCATCCGCGAATACACAGACGACCGCGGCGACTGGCTGGTCAGGTGCTTTTCCGCCTCCAACCCCATCTTTGTTATCGAGGTCGCCGAGGACAGACGGGGTGAGGGCCTCTACGACAAGATGGGCAACGTCGGCGCCCACGAGATAATCGTCGAGAACCGGTCCCATTCGCGGACGGTGTCGATGTACAGCAAACAGGAACTGCTGTTGGTCCTCAACATGTACCGGGACCGCATAGTCGATCTCAAGGGAGACACCAGGTTCAAGCATGTGCAGGTGTTCAAGAACCACGGCGAACTGGCGGGGTCGTACCTCCTCCATCCCCACTCCCACGTGCTGGCGACGCCGATCGTTCCGGCCCGGGTTTCCCGGGAGGTCATCACGACACGCAGCCACTTCATGCAGAAAGAGAGGTGCCTTCTCTG